A single Drosophila miranda strain MSH22 chromosome XR, D.miranda_PacBio2.1, whole genome shotgun sequence DNA region contains:
- the LOC108153554 gene encoding MICOS complex subunit MIC13 homolog QIL1 has protein sequence MVIGLLVRGGLVAGAVYYTNKVGIWGDSQQTEQLYNNVKSELCPYVTKAKKQLPFDVPQLPNTGEMRFLAKHYYNEGVKGSIRFVHMLPCYAGRGIKKVKDTFEDFAKSPAITGSQDAGSPAKQ, from the exons ATGGTGATTGG ATTGCTTGTTCGCGGCGGCCTGGTGGCCGGGGCAGTTTACTACACGAACAAAGTGGGAATCTGGGGCGACTCCCAGCAAACCGAGCAGCTCTACAACAATGTCAAGTCCGAGCTGTGTCCGTATGTAACGAAGGCGAAAAAACAGCTGCCGTTCGATGTGCCCCAGTTGCCGAACACCGGCGAGATGCGCTTCCTGGCCAAACACTATTACAACGAGGGCGTGAAGGGCTCCATTCGCTTCGTCCATATGCTGCCCTGCTACGCGGGTCGCGGCATCAAGAAGGTTAAGGATACATTCGAGGATTTTGCTAAGTCCCCGGCCATCACTGGCAGCCAGGACGCCGGCAGTCCAGCAAAGCAATAG